From the genome of Suricata suricatta isolate VVHF042 chromosome 3, meerkat_22Aug2017_6uvM2_HiC, whole genome shotgun sequence, one region includes:
- the LOC115288506 gene encoding LOW QUALITY PROTEIN: T-cell surface glycoprotein CD1a-like (The sequence of the model RefSeq protein was modified relative to this genomic sequence to represent the inferred CDS: substituted 1 base at 1 genomic stop codon), which produces MLLLQLVLFTVLVPDVDSDNDSPEPISFRTILTTSFYNRSWTENQGSIWLDELQTHGWDSKTGAFIFLRPWSKGNFSTEELVECGKSFHTFSVRFPLVFQDHVSQWELEYLFQVQMAKGCELYNREPSVGFMNIAYQESDLVSFQNMSWWPSPKGGRRAQQVCTLFSQYHVVNLRIQVNINNICPRFLLGLLDAGKADLQRQVRPEAWLSRGPSPGPGCLLLVCHVSGFYPKPVWVMWMRGEQKQQGAQQGDILPHADGTXYLQTFLDVEAKETAGLSCQVRHSSLGGQDMVLYWKQHRPMGLVFLVVMVPLVLLAGLALWLWKRW; this is translated from the exons ATGCTGTTGTTACAACTGGTGTTGTTCACGGTTCTTGTTCCAGATGTTGACAGTGACAATG ACTCCCCGGAGCCGATCTCTTTTCGAACCATCCTGACAACATCTTTTTACAACCGTTCCTGGACAGAGAATCAGGGCTCAATTTGGCTGGATGAGCTGCAGACTCATGGCTGGGACAGCAAGACTGGAGCTTTCATTTTCCTGCGGCCTTGGTCCAAGGGCAATTTCAGCACTGAGGAGCTGGTGGAATGTGGAAAGTCATTTCACACATTCTCCGTCAGATTTCCTCTGGTGTTTCAGGACCATGTCAGTCAATGGGAGCTCGAAT ATCTCTTCCAGGTACAGATGGCTAAAGGCTGTGAACTGTACAACAGGGAACCATCAGTAGGCTTCATGAATATTGCATATCAAGAATCAGATCTTGTGAGCTTCCAGAACATGTCATGGTGGCCATCtccaaagggaggaaggagggctcAGCAGGTCTGCACACTATTCAGTCAGTACCATGTGGTCAACTTAAGGATACaagtaaatattaataacatCTGCCCTCGTTTCCTCTTGGGTCTTCTTGACGCAGGGAAGGCAGATCTGCAGCGACAAG TGAGGCCAGAGGCCTGGCTGTCCCGTGGCCCCAGCCCTGGTCCCGGTTGTCTGCTGCTGGTGTGCCACGTCTCCGGCTTCTACCCAAAGCCAGTGTGGGTGATGTGGATGCGGGGTGAGCAGAAGCAACAGGGTGCCCAGCAAGGTGACATCCTGCCCCATGCAGACGGGACATGATATCTTCAGACGTTCTTGGATGTGGAAGCCAAGGAGACAGCTGGCCTGTCTTGCCAAGTGAGACACAGCAGTCTAGGAGGCCAGGACATGGTCCTCTACTGGA AGCAGCACCGCCCCATGGGATTGGTCTTCCTGGTAGTGATGGTGCCCCTGGTGCTTCTAGCAGGTCTTGCATTGTGGCTCTGGAAGCGCTGGTAA